In Fundulus heteroclitus isolate FHET01 chromosome 18, MU-UCD_Fhet_4.1, whole genome shotgun sequence, a single genomic region encodes these proteins:
- the alkbh8 gene encoding alkylated DNA repair protein alkB homolog 8: MDRDGVNNVRAAARRSKEDKKVLKKQLKASHTLLKHEGVNTSPHPSRSLVVANGGLGNAVSREDLSAALKQFGDLESLLMPPQKPYAFATYRSEDGARKAHAQLNGQKLESGGNAVTLYLSYVDSVKNEGEASVRFPEGLTLLEDFVSPEEEALLLAAVDWSISTEAQKALKHRKVKHYGFEFRYDNNNVDKDKPLPAGLPQECLAVLQRCLQDGLISVLPDQLTVNQYEAGQGIPPHVDTHSAFEDTILSLSLGAKAVMEFRHPDGRAVPVVLPERSLLVMKGESRYLWTHGITPRKFDLVPACEPRSAAPEPDVSSHSGLTLSKRGTRTSFTFRKIRHQPCCCAFPSACDSQGGNASCRPSPPSLPCCRGDAARLEEEYVHRVYDAIAAHFSSTRHTPWPRVCRFLSSLPPGSVLADVGCGNGKYLGVNPQLVTVGCDRSGALVQICADRGFHAFVSDALSVPLRTASCDACISIAVIHHFSTQERRLAAVRELVRLLKPGGLALIYVWAYEQEYNKQKSKYLKDHSKQHNGEKSTGVPEESREPHAEPNVLTSSRLESKHCGDLKDEGKLSVHTNRTAFNSQDLLVPWHLKGRKTQGDEESSCRFSSRGEPSPGSDSSTSSDSRTSPDSKPSPTADANQVPGGSAAPVFHRYYHVFQQGELEELCCGVNGVRVQTSYHDQGNWCVVLQKE, translated from the exons ATGGACCGTGATGGGGTAAACAACGTGAGAGCCGCCGCCAGAAGGAGCAAAGAAGACAAGAAAGTGCtgaaaaaacagctgaaggCCAGCCACACTTTACTGAAGCATGAAGGCGTCAACACGAGCCCGCATCCCTCCAGG AGTTTGGTGGTGGCCAACGGAGGCCTGGGGAACGCCGTCAGTCGTGAGGATCTCTCTGCTGCTCTAAAACAGTTTGGAGACTTGGAAAGTCTGCTCATGCCTCCTCAGAAGCCCTACGCCTTCGCCACGTACAG GTCTGAAGATGGCGCTCGGAAAGCTCACGCCCAGCTTAACGGGCAGAAGCTGGAGTCTGGGGGGAACGCCGTCACTCTCTACCTCAGCTACGTTGACTCAG TGAAGAACGAAGGGGAAGCGTCGGTCCGTTTTCCCGAAGGGTTAACCCTGCTGGAGGATTTTGTGTCACCAGAGGAAGAAGCGCTGCTCCTCGCTGCTGTGGATTGGTCAATTTCTACTGAAG ctcAGAAGGCTTTGAAGCACAGGAAAGTGAAACATTACGGCTTTGAGTTTCGCTACGACAACAACAACGTGGACAAGGACAAGCCACTTCCTGCAG GTCTTCCTCAGGAGTGTCTGGCCGTGTTGCAGCGATGTCTGCAGGACGGCCTCATCAGCGTCCTGCCTGACCAGCTGACCGTTAACCAGTACGAAGCCGGACAGG GCATCCCTCCTCATGTTGACACTCACTCTGCCTTTGAGGACACCATCCTGTCACTCAGTCTTGGGGCAAAG GCGGTGATGGAGTTTCGGCACCCGGACGGCCGAGCTGTTCCCGTGGTGTTGCCTGAACGGAGCCTGTTGGTGATGAAGGGGGAGAGCAGATACCTCTGGACTCACGG GATCACCCCTCGGAAGTTTGACCTGGTGCCAGCCTGTGAGCCTCGTTCCGCCGCTCCAGAGCCGGACGTCTCTTCCCACAGCGGGCTCACTTTGAGCAAGAGGGGCACCCGCACCTCCTTTACTTTCCGCAAAATCAGACACCAACCCTGCTGCTGTG CCTTCCCCTCTGCCTGCGACAGTCAGGGAGGAAATGCCTCCTGCCGGCCATCCCCGCCCTCGCTTCCCTGCTGCCGCGGCGACGCGGCCCGCCTGGAGGAGGAGTACGTGCACCGGGTGTACGACGCCATCGCCGCTCACTTCAGCAGCACCCGCCACACTCCGTGGCCCCGCGTCTGCCGCTTCCTGTCCTCGCTCCCGCCTGGAAGCGTCCTGGCCGACGTGGGGTGCGGGAACGGGAAGTACCTGGGAGTCAACCCGCAGCTGGTCACG GTGGGATGTGATCGCAGCGGCGCTCTGGTCCAGATCTGCGCCGACAGGGGATTCCACGCGTTCGTGTCCGACGCTCTTAGCGTCCCCCTTCGAACGGCCTCATGTGACGCCTGCATCTCCATCGCTGTCATACACCATTTTTCCACGCAG GAGCGTCGGCTGGCAGCGGTGAGGGAGCTGGTGAGACTTCTGAAGCCCGGAGGCCTGGCGCTCATCTACGTTTGGGCTTATGAGCAAGAGTACAACAAGCAGAAGTCTAAGTACCTTAAAGACCACAGCAAACAACATAATGGAGAGAAAAGCACAGGCGTACCAGAGGAGAGCCGAGAACCGCATGCAGAGCCCAACGTCCTCACCAGCAGCCGTTTAGAAAGCAAACATTGTGGAGACTTAAAAGACGAAGGCAAGCTCAGTGTTCACACCAACCGTACAGCCTTTAATTCCCAGGACCTTTTGGTTCCCTGGCACCTGAAAGGGAGGAAGACACAAGGAGATGAAGAATCATCCTGCAGGTTCAGTTCCAGAGGGGAGCCCAGTCCAGGTTCGGACTCCAGCACGTCTTCTGACAGCAGAACCAGCCCAGACTCTAAACCCAGTCCTACTGCCGACGCAAATCAGGTTCCCGGTGGCAGTGCGGCGCCCGTCTTTCATCGGTATTACCACGTCTTCCAGCAGGGGGAGCTGGAGGAGCTCTGCTGTGGGGTGAACGGAGTCAGGGTGCAGACCAGCTACCATGACCAAGGGAACTGGTGTGTTGTATTACAGAAGGAGTAA
- the LOC105923450 gene encoding sarcolipin, protein MDRSAQELFLNFMIVLITVLLMWILVKTYQD, encoded by the coding sequence ATGGACCGCTCGGCGCAGGAGTTGTTCCTCAACTTCATGATCGTCTTAATCACCGTGCTGCTGATGTGGATACTGGTGAAAACTTACCAGGACTGA